Proteins encoded in a region of the Ralstonia pseudosolanacearum genome:
- a CDS encoding phage/plasmid primase, P4 family: MIDFNEIPVVTGQLDAQRDAIRAALLARLECVLSVLFPAGKKRRGKFVIGDILGSPGDSLEVVLDGEKAGLWTDRATGDGGDVFDLIAAQAGLRVATDFAQVLERAMQLLGQSTAQPVRRQRREPPMDELGPATAKWDYLDATGKLLGVVYRYDPPGRGKEFRPWDAKRRKMAPPEPRPLYNQPGLASATQVVFVEGEKCAQALIDAGIVATTAMHGANAPVDKTDWSPLAGKAVLIWPDRDKPGWEYAANAAQAMLSAGATTCHILYPPEEAGEGWDAADAVAEGFDVAAFIAHGPRLQMHDVADDPEPVIGSDESVWGTEDALALAFTRRYHRDWRYVAAWGRWLVWDGHRWRTEDTLAATDLIRNVCRHAALHAENPKLAAKLATSGTIAGVERLARADRRHAATTSEWDADPWLLNTPGGVVDLRTGRQRPHDRDDRMTKITTATPGGDCPTWRQFLAEVTGGDAELQAYLQRMAGYALTGSTQEHALFFLYGTGANGKSVFLNTLSTILGDYAANAAMDTFMETRTDRHPTDMAGLRGARFVAAIETEQGRRWAESKVKNLTGGDKIAARFMRQDFFEFFPQFKLFVAGNHKPAIRNIDEAMKRRLHLIPFTITVPPERRDKHLQQKLLAERDGILAWAVQGCLDWQRLGRLDPPQQVLDATEEYFEAEDALGRWLDERCVREANAKSLTAELFNDWKQWAEAAGEFAGSQKRFADLLLTRGVEKWRNPAGLRGFRGIGLKHPAAPAYTPYVDT, encoded by the coding sequence GTGATCGACTTCAACGAGATCCCGGTGGTCACCGGCCAGCTCGACGCCCAGCGCGACGCAATCCGCGCGGCGCTGCTCGCCCGCCTGGAGTGCGTGCTGAGCGTGCTGTTCCCGGCCGGCAAGAAGCGCCGCGGCAAGTTCGTGATTGGCGACATCCTGGGCAGCCCGGGCGACAGCCTGGAGGTGGTGCTCGATGGCGAGAAGGCAGGGCTGTGGACCGACCGTGCCACCGGCGACGGTGGCGACGTCTTCGACCTCATCGCCGCTCAGGCGGGCCTGCGCGTCGCCACGGACTTCGCGCAGGTGCTTGAACGCGCCATGCAGCTGCTCGGCCAGTCCACCGCGCAGCCGGTGCGCCGCCAGCGCCGCGAGCCGCCCATGGACGAGCTCGGGCCCGCGACGGCCAAGTGGGACTACCTGGACGCCACCGGCAAGCTGCTCGGCGTGGTGTACCGCTACGACCCGCCCGGCCGCGGCAAGGAGTTCCGGCCGTGGGACGCCAAGCGCCGCAAGATGGCACCGCCCGAGCCGCGCCCGCTCTACAACCAGCCGGGGCTGGCGAGCGCCACGCAGGTGGTGTTTGTCGAAGGCGAGAAATGCGCCCAGGCCCTGATCGACGCCGGCATCGTTGCCACCACGGCGATGCACGGGGCGAACGCGCCAGTCGACAAGACCGACTGGTCGCCGCTGGCCGGCAAGGCCGTGCTGATCTGGCCCGACCGGGACAAGCCGGGCTGGGAATACGCTGCCAACGCGGCGCAGGCCATGCTGTCGGCGGGCGCGACGACCTGCCACATCCTGTACCCGCCCGAGGAAGCGGGCGAAGGGTGGGATGCGGCGGATGCCGTGGCCGAGGGCTTCGACGTTGCGGCCTTCATCGCCCATGGCCCGCGCCTGCAGATGCACGACGTCGCCGATGATCCGGAGCCGGTCATCGGCAGCGACGAGTCGGTGTGGGGTACCGAGGACGCACTGGCACTGGCGTTCACCCGGCGCTACCACCGCGACTGGCGTTACGTCGCCGCGTGGGGCCGCTGGCTGGTGTGGGACGGCCACCGTTGGCGCACCGAGGACACGCTGGCGGCCACGGACCTGATCCGCAACGTCTGCCGGCACGCCGCCTTGCACGCTGAGAACCCGAAGCTCGCCGCCAAGCTGGCCACCTCCGGCACCATCGCCGGCGTGGAGCGGCTGGCGCGCGCGGATCGCCGGCATGCGGCCACCACCAGCGAGTGGGACGCCGACCCGTGGTTGCTCAACACGCCCGGCGGCGTGGTCGACCTCAGAACCGGCCGGCAGCGTCCGCACGACCGGGATGATCGGATGACCAAGATCACCACGGCCACGCCTGGAGGCGACTGCCCGACCTGGCGGCAGTTTCTCGCCGAAGTCACGGGTGGCGACGCCGAATTGCAAGCCTACCTGCAACGCATGGCGGGCTACGCGCTGACCGGGTCGACACAGGAGCATGCGCTGTTCTTCCTGTATGGCACGGGTGCCAACGGCAAGTCGGTGTTCCTCAACACGCTGTCGACGATCCTGGGGGACTACGCCGCCAATGCGGCGATGGACACGTTCATGGAGACGCGCACGGACCGGCATCCGACCGACATGGCGGGCCTGCGCGGCGCGCGCTTCGTGGCGGCCATCGAGACCGAGCAGGGACGGCGCTGGGCCGAATCGAAGGTCAAGAACCTGACGGGTGGCGACAAGATCGCCGCGCGCTTCATGCGCCAGGACTTCTTCGAGTTTTTCCCGCAGTTCAAGCTGTTCGTCGCGGGCAACCACAAACCGGCCATCCGCAACATCGACGAGGCGATGAAGCGGCGGCTGCACCTGATCCCGTTCACGATCACCGTGCCGCCGGAGCGCCGGGACAAGCACCTGCAGCAGAAGCTGCTCGCCGAGCGCGACGGCATCCTGGCGTGGGCGGTTCAGGGTTGTCTCGACTGGCAGCGACTGGGACGGCTCGATCCGCCGCAACAGGTGCTGGATGCGACTGAAGAGTACTTCGAGGCAGAAGACGCGCTGGGTCGCTGGCTGGACGAACGCTGCGTGCGCGAGGCCAATGCCAAGTCGCTGACCGCCGAGTTATTCAACGACTGGAAGCAGTGGGCCGAGGCCGCGGGCGAGTTTGCGGGATCGCAGAAGCGGTTTGCCGACTTGCTCCTAACCCGTGGCGTCGAGAAATGGCGCAACCCAGCGGGCCTGCGCGGCTTCCGTGGCATTGGCCTCAAACACCCGGCCGCGCCCGCCTACACCCCATACGTGGACACCTGA
- a CDS encoding crossover junction endodeoxyribonuclease RuvC translates to MTTTILALDLGTKTGWALQHLDGSIASGMQNFKPKRFEGGGMRYLRFKRWLNELKLACTDINVVYFEEVRRHAGVDAAHIYGGLLGHLGAWCEHHNIPYIGVPVGTIKKHATGKGNASKDEMIASVCKRGHEPSDDNEADALAILYWAAETQEV, encoded by the coding sequence ATGACAACGACGATTCTCGCCCTGGACCTGGGCACCAAGACCGGCTGGGCGCTGCAACACCTGGACGGCAGCATTGCCAGCGGCATGCAGAACTTCAAGCCGAAACGCTTCGAAGGCGGCGGCATGCGTTACCTGCGCTTCAAGCGCTGGCTCAACGAACTGAAGCTCGCCTGCACCGACATCAACGTGGTGTACTTCGAGGAGGTGCGCCGGCATGCGGGCGTGGATGCCGCGCATATCTACGGCGGTCTGCTCGGACACCTGGGCGCCTGGTGCGAGCACCACAACATCCCCTACATCGGGGTTCCAGTAGGCACCATCAAAAAACACGCGACCGGCAAGGGCAACGCGAGCAAGGACGAGATGATCGCGTCCGTCTGCAAGCGCGGCCATGAACCGTCCGACGACAACGAAGCCGACGCCCTGGCGATCCTGTACTGGGCAGCCGAGACGCAGGAGGTGTGA
- a CDS encoding DUF6362 family protein yields MAEWTKEDVAARFEDAANTGRRLPPIRVQGYINTWPTIVRREWEAFAADEKVYRPFPPSPQAIDRMLEAMRWVQWLEVEQRHLVWMRAKGYGWREITLRFACDRTTAWRRWQRALEIVACRLNAPAH; encoded by the coding sequence GTGGCTGAGTGGACCAAGGAGGACGTGGCCGCCCGCTTCGAGGACGCAGCCAACACGGGACGGCGCCTGCCTCCCATCCGCGTGCAGGGCTACATCAACACGTGGCCCACCATCGTGCGCCGCGAGTGGGAAGCCTTCGCAGCGGACGAGAAGGTCTATCGACCGTTCCCGCCCAGCCCCCAGGCCATCGACCGGATGCTGGAGGCGATGCGCTGGGTGCAGTGGCTGGAGGTCGAGCAGCGCCACCTCGTGTGGATGCGGGCCAAGGGCTATGGCTGGCGCGAGATCACGCTGCGCTTCGCCTGCGACCGCACGACCGCCTGGCGGCGCTGGCAACGGGCGCTGGAGATCGTGGCGTGCAGGCTCAACGCACCGGCACATTGA
- a CDS encoding type II toxin-antitoxin system ParD family antitoxin → MPTSVALGTHFETFIREQVQSGRFNNVSEVVRAGLRLLEENEQHRQLHLEALRAEIAAGKASGPAKPADEVFSRLEAKYSAQAKRKQN, encoded by the coding sequence ATGCCGACCAGCGTCGCCCTCGGCACTCATTTCGAGACATTCATCCGTGAGCAGGTGCAAAGCGGCCGGTTCAACAATGTCAGCGAGGTCGTGCGTGCCGGACTTCGCTTGCTCGAAGAGAACGAGCAGCATCGTCAACTTCATCTGGAGGCGTTGCGCGCCGAGATCGCTGCGGGCAAAGCAAGCGGTCCGGCCAAGCCGGCCGATGAGGTGTTTTCCCGTCTTGAAGCCAAGTACAGCGCACAAGCCAAGCGCAAGCAGAACTGA
- a CDS encoding type II toxin-antitoxin system RelE/ParE family toxin: MRLAITPRAEQDLESIADYIAQDNPTRAVTFVRDLRGQCERLVLNPSGYRLRTELGDDIRSCAYGRYVIFFVANRDEVIVIRILHGARDLPAVFHANEP, translated from the coding sequence ATGCGTCTTGCCATTACCCCGCGGGCTGAGCAAGATCTGGAGTCCATCGCTGACTACATCGCGCAAGACAACCCGACACGGGCTGTCACATTCGTCCGTGATCTGCGGGGGCAATGCGAGCGTCTCGTGCTGAACCCGTCCGGCTATCGCTTGCGGACGGAACTCGGGGACGACATCCGTTCATGCGCCTACGGCCGTTACGTGATTTTCTTTGTCGCCAACCGGGATGAGGTGATCGTCATTCGCATCCTGCATGGCGCCCGTGATCTGCCCGCTGTTTTTCATGCCAATGAACCATAA
- a CDS encoding site-specific DNA-methyltransferase has translation MLNVEYRKVAALIPYARNPRTHSEEQVARIAASIVEYGWTNPVLVDGENGVIAGHGRLAAARKLGMEAVPVIELAHLSPTQKRALILADNRIALDAGWDDELLALEFAELADAGYDLSLTGFDYNEIDALLVDDLGEAEDDGQGDPEPDAADDVPAASAVPVSRPGDVWLLGEHRLICGDATDAAVIATLMAGQQADLCFTSPPYANQRNYTTGGIADWDVLMRGVFGNLPMAGDGQVLVNLGLVHRDSEVVPYWDGWIGWMRTQGWRRFGWYVWDQGPGMPGDWRGRLAPSFEFVFHFNREARQANKTVPCKYAGQDEHLRLDGTSTSMRGKDGVRGSWAHEGTVTQDTRSPDSVIRVMRHKGKIGRDIDHPAVFPVALPEFVIEAYTDAGDIVFEPFGGSGTTMLAAQRTGRLCRSVEIAPEYVDVAIKRFQQNFPEVPVTLQSTGQSFEAVSAERMAGEEVVQ, from the coding sequence ATGCTCAACGTCGAGTACCGCAAGGTTGCGGCGCTGATCCCCTACGCCCGCAATCCCAGGACCCATAGCGAAGAGCAGGTGGCCAGGATCGCCGCCAGCATCGTGGAGTACGGCTGGACCAACCCGGTCCTGGTCGACGGCGAGAACGGCGTGATTGCAGGCCATGGGCGCCTGGCCGCCGCGCGCAAGCTCGGCATGGAAGCGGTTCCGGTGATCGAGCTGGCGCACCTGTCGCCCACACAGAAGCGCGCGTTGATCCTCGCTGACAACCGCATCGCGCTCGACGCGGGCTGGGATGACGAACTGCTGGCGCTGGAATTCGCGGAACTGGCCGACGCCGGCTACGACCTGTCGCTGACCGGATTCGACTACAACGAGATCGATGCACTGCTGGTCGATGACCTGGGGGAGGCCGAGGATGATGGGCAGGGCGATCCGGAACCGGACGCAGCGGACGACGTGCCCGCCGCATCGGCGGTGCCGGTGTCGCGACCGGGCGACGTCTGGCTCCTGGGCGAACACCGCCTGATCTGCGGCGATGCCACCGATGCCGCGGTGATCGCAACCCTGATGGCGGGCCAGCAAGCCGACCTGTGCTTCACCTCGCCGCCGTACGCCAACCAGCGCAACTACACCACCGGCGGCATCGCCGACTGGGACGTGCTGATGCGCGGCGTCTTCGGCAACCTGCCGATGGCCGGCGACGGCCAGGTGCTCGTCAACCTCGGGCTGGTCCACCGCGACAGCGAGGTCGTCCCGTACTGGGACGGCTGGATCGGCTGGATGCGTACGCAGGGGTGGCGGCGGTTCGGCTGGTACGTCTGGGACCAGGGGCCGGGCATGCCCGGCGACTGGCGTGGCCGGTTGGCACCTTCCTTCGAATTCGTCTTCCACTTCAATCGTGAGGCTCGCCAGGCAAACAAGACCGTGCCTTGCAAGTACGCCGGCCAGGACGAGCACCTGCGTCTGGACGGCACATCGACCTCGATGCGGGGTAAGGACGGCGTTCGGGGAAGCTGGGCGCATGAGGGCACGGTCACGCAGGACACCCGGAGTCCGGATTCGGTGATCCGCGTGATGCGACACAAGGGCAAGATCGGCCGCGACATCGATCACCCTGCCGTGTTCCCGGTCGCGCTGCCGGAGTTCGTGATCGAGGCGTACACGGATGCCGGCGACATCGTATTCGAGCCCTTCGGCGGCAGCGGCACCACCATGCTGGCCGCCCAGCGCACCGGCCGGTTGTGCCGCAGCGTCGAGATTGCGCCCGAATATGTGGACGTCGCGATCAAGCGCTTCCAGCAGAACTTCCCGGAGGTGCCGGTGACACTGCAGTCGACCGGGCAGTCCTTCGAGGCGGTCTCGGCGGAGCGGATGGCAGGCGAGGAGGTGGTGCAATGA
- a CDS encoding site-specific DNA-methyltransferase, giving the protein MTASWLAGKIEHWSIQRLAPYAANARTHSDEQIAQIAASMVEFGFTNPILAGGDGIIVAGHGRLAAARKLGLETVPVVVLDHLSPTQRRALVIADNRIAENAGWDEAVLRAELAALEAADFDLSLTGFDADALAELMDEEEGDGQAADAPLPEVPEDPISRPGDIWVMGKHRLLCGDATVAEYYDLLLQGESADMVFTDPPYNVNYANTAKDRQRGTSRAILNDNLGGGFYDFLLAALTPLVANCRGAIYVAMSSSELDVLQAAFREAGGHWSTFIIWAKDRFTLGRADYQRQYEPILYGWAEGAQRHWCGDRDQGDVWQIKKPVRNDLHPTMKPVELVERAIRNSSRPGDVVLDAFGGSGTTLIAAEKAGRAARLIELDPKYVDVIVRRWQDWTGELAYRESDGALLDDARADRLAISDEP; this is encoded by the coding sequence ATGACAGCCTCCTGGCTCGCAGGCAAGATCGAACACTGGTCGATCCAGCGGCTCGCCCCCTACGCCGCCAACGCCCGCACCCATTCCGACGAACAGATCGCCCAGATCGCCGCCAGCATGGTCGAGTTTGGATTCACCAATCCCATTCTGGCCGGCGGTGACGGCATCATCGTCGCGGGCCACGGCAGGCTCGCCGCCGCTCGGAAACTGGGCCTGGAGACGGTGCCGGTGGTGGTGCTCGATCACCTGAGCCCCACGCAACGCCGTGCCCTGGTGATCGCGGACAACCGCATCGCCGAGAACGCGGGCTGGGACGAAGCGGTGCTGCGCGCCGAGCTGGCCGCGCTCGAAGCGGCGGACTTCGACCTGTCGTTGACGGGCTTCGATGCCGACGCGCTGGCCGAACTGATGGACGAGGAGGAGGGCGATGGCCAAGCGGCGGATGCGCCGTTGCCGGAGGTGCCCGAGGATCCGATCTCTCGCCCAGGCGACATCTGGGTGATGGGCAAGCATCGCCTCCTCTGCGGTGATGCGACTGTCGCCGAGTACTACGATCTGCTGTTGCAGGGCGAGTCGGCGGACATGGTCTTCACGGATCCGCCATACAACGTGAACTACGCCAACACGGCCAAGGACCGGCAGCGCGGCACGAGCCGGGCCATCCTGAACGACAACCTGGGGGGCGGCTTCTACGACTTCCTGCTGGCGGCGCTGACGCCGCTGGTTGCCAACTGCCGGGGCGCCATCTACGTGGCGATGTCCTCCAGCGAACTGGACGTGCTGCAGGCGGCGTTCCGCGAAGCGGGCGGGCACTGGTCGACCTTCATCATCTGGGCCAAGGATCGCTTCACGCTCGGGCGCGCGGACTACCAGCGGCAGTACGAGCCGATCCTGTACGGATGGGCCGAGGGAGCGCAGCGCCATTGGTGCGGCGATCGCGACCAGGGGGACGTCTGGCAGATCAAGAAGCCCGTCCGGAACGACCTGCACCCGACGATGAAGCCGGTGGAACTGGTTGAGCGGGCGATTCGCAATTCGAGCCGGCCGGGCGACGTGGTGCTCGACGCGTTCGGCGGTTCGGGTACGACGCTGATTGCTGCGGAGAAGGCGGGGCGAGCAGCGCGCCTGATTGAGCTCGATCCCAAGTATGTCGATGTGATCGTGCGCCGGTGGCAGGATTGGACGGGTGAGCTCGCCTATCGCGAGTCGGACGGGGCGTTACTGGACGACGCACGCGCGGATAGACTCGCCATTTCTGACGAGCCTTGA
- the xopG gene encoding XopG/HopH/AvrPtoH family type III secretion system effector has product MALASIESPALSPPGLVYSTSWSNNDTMLIQTQYPGFYIATASDNQREADRYAGKVNEALGKIASGRSGDELLSGISSLSATRQRKLTISEIDSDDDPGTEAVLTRPQIAAYDPSDFRANKRIAKQFARGEVSSGSAGCSAIVNWNPKTSIKLSRNGSPKRLHKDPKESFAVLAHELIHARHVMAGTSKAWSGDRYDETSEAGQEELRAVGLGAYAHARTGEPTENSIRAEHGLQARSKYKPRDA; this is encoded by the coding sequence ATGGCGCTTGCTAGCATCGAAAGCCCGGCGCTCTCGCCGCCCGGGCTTGTGTATTCAACCTCTTGGAGCAACAACGACACGATGCTTATACAGACACAGTACCCTGGGTTTTACATTGCAACAGCAAGTGACAATCAACGCGAAGCTGACCGTTATGCGGGCAAAGTAAACGAGGCGTTAGGGAAAATTGCGTCCGGGCGCTCAGGGGATGAACTGCTTAGCGGTATCAGCTCTCTGAGTGCGACCAGGCAGCGCAAACTGACCATCAGCGAGATCGACTCCGATGACGACCCCGGTACGGAAGCCGTCCTCACCAGGCCACAGATTGCAGCGTACGACCCATCGGATTTTCGAGCCAACAAGAGAATCGCCAAACAGTTCGCGAGAGGAGAAGTCTCTTCGGGATCTGCCGGCTGCAGCGCGATCGTGAACTGGAACCCCAAGACCAGCATCAAGCTGAGCCGAAACGGCTCGCCGAAGCGCCTGCATAAAGACCCCAAAGAATCGTTCGCTGTCCTCGCCCACGAACTGATCCATGCCCGCCACGTCATGGCAGGTACATCCAAAGCCTGGAGCGGCGACCGTTACGACGAAACCAGCGAGGCGGGCCAGGAAGAGCTGAGGGCGGTTGGCTTGGGGGCCTACGCACACGCCCGCACCGGTGAACCGACGGAAAACTCCATCCGTGCGGAACATGGCTTACAGGCGCGCAGCAAGTACAAGCCGCGCGACGCATAA
- a CDS encoding DUF3489 domain-containing protein: MATEGYGALGLDAPKSEEPAAEAEPARKAPRTRENSKQAQVIAMLRHPEGATITEICAATGWQAHTVRGAFAGTFKKRLGLAITSHKPASGERVYRIETTHEQGDQPA; this comes from the coding sequence ATTGCGACCGAAGGCTACGGCGCACTGGGGCTCGACGCACCGAAGTCAGAAGAACCTGCAGCAGAGGCTGAGCCGGCGCGCAAGGCGCCGCGCACGCGCGAAAACAGCAAGCAGGCCCAGGTGATCGCGATGCTGCGCCACCCCGAAGGGGCAACGATCACCGAAATCTGTGCGGCTACCGGCTGGCAAGCCCACACCGTGCGCGGCGCGTTTGCCGGCACCTTCAAGAAGCGGCTCGGCCTGGCCATCACCTCTCACAAGCCCGCCAGCGGCGAACGCGTGTACCGGATCGAAACGACGCATGAGCAAGGCGACCAACCCGCCTGA
- a CDS encoding type II toxin-antitoxin system RelE/ParE family toxin has product MRILVTPTFERAVKKLHRQQKAALDEAVRTVASQLDIGETKVGDLAGVQVYKFRMGNLLCLLAYRILDENTLKLLMVGPHENFYRDLKRIEH; this is encoded by the coding sequence ATGCGCATCCTCGTCACCCCCACGTTCGAGCGCGCAGTCAAAAAGCTGCATCGTCAGCAAAAGGCTGCGCTCGACGAGGCTGTCCGCACAGTCGCCAGTCAGCTCGACATTGGAGAAACCAAAGTCGGTGACTTGGCGGGCGTACAGGTCTACAAATTCCGCATGGGCAATCTGCTGTGCTTGCTGGCCTACCGAATCCTGGATGAGAACACTCTCAAACTCCTGATGGTCGGTCCGCACGAGAATTTCTACCGCGATCTCAAGCGCATTGAGCATTGA
- a CDS encoding TA system antitoxin ParD family protein, which yields MAVNVKLPEALVESAKRYGVIEHRSVPKQIEYWSQIGKIAAENPDLPFSVIRDILIADQEEPVGEYQFG from the coding sequence ATGGCCGTCAACGTCAAGCTCCCGGAGGCGCTGGTCGAAAGCGCCAAGCGTTACGGCGTAATCGAGCACCGCTCGGTACCTAAGCAAATCGAATACTGGTCACAGATTGGCAAAATCGCCGCCGAAAACCCCGATCTGCCATTCAGCGTCATCCGCGACATTCTGATTGCCGATCAGGAAGAGCCCGTGGGTGAGTACCAATTCGGTTGA
- a CDS encoding DUF3489 domain-containing protein — protein MTTQQLTPTQHAILAYAIQHTGGKIEWFPDNIKGGARKKVLEGMVKRDLIAAAGDDWLVATEGYGALGLDAPQPEEAAAEPEAPRKAPRTRENSKQARVIEMLRRPEGATVSQICQETDWQAHTVRGMFAGTLKKKLGLTITSEKTSDGERVYRIA, from the coding sequence ATGACGACGCAACAACTGACCCCGACACAGCACGCCATCCTCGCCTACGCCATCCAGCACACCGGCGGCAAGATCGAATGGTTCCCCGACAACATCAAAGGCGGGGCGCGGAAGAAGGTGCTCGAAGGCATGGTCAAACGGGACTTGATTGCCGCCGCTGGCGACGACTGGCTGGTTGCGACCGAAGGCTACGGCGCACTGGGGCTCGACGCACCGCAGCCCGAAGAGGCCGCCGCAGAACCCGAGGCGCCGCGCAAGGCGCCACGCACGCGCGAGAACAGCAAGCAGGCCAGGGTGATCGAGATGCTGCGCCGCCCCGAGGGGGCAACGGTGAGCCAGATCTGCCAGGAGACCGACTGGCAGGCCCACACGGTGCGCGGCATGTTTGCCGGGACGCTGAAGAAGAAGCTCGGATTGACCATCACGTCCGAGAAGACATCCGACGGTGAGCGTGTCTACCGGATCGCGTGA
- a CDS encoding YopT-type cysteine protease domain-containing protein: protein MAQHAVARTRQGLAFRARFGTKSAEHYSGSCVGLSAIWIRLHDEAPATHAVNRVNTAGSFDGMAHAEVYQRAYEANQSDMLQGRASKRFGKSDMARLDAIAQEQPSQVLGLTIGSEAHSHKSVGSTVRVLMEFEGYGLLALRMAGSRGAINGHAAALHRQPGSNHITFFEPNLGEFHIPLHDTRDFLQAYADMQKSLGQPVSQFDLLPVGVHGSIHDTPLQTLAHSLVP, encoded by the coding sequence ATGGCACAGCATGCGGTCGCACGTACCAGACAAGGCTTGGCTTTCCGTGCACGATTTGGGACGAAATCCGCGGAACACTATTCAGGCAGTTGCGTGGGCTTGTCAGCAATATGGATTCGACTTCACGACGAGGCTCCGGCCACGCATGCCGTCAACCGGGTCAATACTGCTGGTTCTTTTGACGGGATGGCTCATGCTGAGGTCTATCAGCGAGCCTACGAAGCGAATCAGAGCGATATGCTGCAGGGGCGGGCTTCGAAGCGTTTTGGTAAATCCGACATGGCGAGACTTGACGCAATAGCGCAAGAGCAGCCAAGCCAGGTTTTAGGCCTCACCATTGGCAGCGAAGCGCATTCGCACAAAAGCGTGGGGAGCACTGTGCGTGTATTGATGGAGTTCGAGGGGTATGGTTTGCTGGCTTTGCGGATGGCGGGTTCGCGGGGAGCTATTAACGGCCATGCTGCGGCGCTGCATCGGCAACCAGGCAGCAATCACATTACTTTTTTCGAGCCCAATCTTGGTGAATTCCACATTCCGTTGCACGACACCAGGGACTTTTTGCAAGCGTATGCGGACATGCAAAAAAGTCTCGGGCAGCCTGTCTCCCAATTCGATCTTCTCCCAGTAGGCGTACACGGCTCAATCCACGACACACCACTGCAAACGTTGGCTCATTCGCTGGTTCCATGA
- a CDS encoding elements of external origin — translation MGISIRAYARHRGVSDAAVRKAIAAGRITPEADGTVDADRADAEWARNTEAPRNGTRTRPVRVAVPQEGSQAPDGPASPPTGGTSLLQARTVNEVVKAQTNKVRLARLKGELVDRSQAIAHVFTLARAERDAWLNWPARVSAQMAATLGIDPHPMHVALEAAVRDHLQELGELRPRVD, via the coding sequence ATGGGAATTTCGATTCGCGCCTATGCACGGCATCGGGGCGTGTCCGATGCCGCCGTGCGCAAGGCCATCGCTGCCGGCCGCATCACGCCGGAAGCCGACGGCACCGTCGATGCGGACCGCGCCGACGCCGAATGGGCACGCAACACGGAAGCGCCGCGCAATGGCACGCGCACCCGGCCTGTCAGGGTCGCCGTGCCGCAGGAGGGAAGCCAGGCCCCGGACGGGCCGGCGTCGCCGCCCACGGGCGGCACGTCGCTGCTGCAGGCCCGTACCGTCAACGAGGTGGTCAAGGCGCAGACCAACAAGGTCCGTCTCGCCCGCCTCAAGGGCGAACTGGTGGACCGCTCGCAGGCCATCGCGCATGTCTTCACGCTGGCGCGCGCCGAGCGCGATGCATGGTTGAACTGGCCGGCGCGCGTCTCTGCGCAGATGGCTGCGACCCTGGGCATCGACCCACACCCGATGCACGTCGCGCTGGAAGCGGCCGTGCGTGATCACCTGCAGGAGCTGGGCGAGCTGCGCCCGCGCGTGGATTGA